A stretch of DNA from Arthrobacter jiangjiafuii:
TCTCGGCCAGGATGTCATCCAGTTCAGCGACCTGGGCGGCAGTGCGCGGGTAGCCGTCCAGCAGGAAGCCCTCGGCGACGTCGTCTTCCAGCAGCCGGGCCCGGACCATGTCGTTGGTGACGCTGTCCGGGACAAAGTTGCCGGCGTCGATGTACTTCTTGGCTTCAATGCCAAGCGGCGTCTCGTTCTTCACGTTGGCCCGGAAGATGTCGCCGGTGGAGATTGCGGTGACTCCAAGCCGGTCCGAGATCCGGGCGGCCTGTGTTCCCTTGCCGGCGCCGGGAGGCCCGATAATGAGCATTCTTGTCATCGCAATAACCCTTCGTAGTGACGTTGCTGCAGTTGCGCGTCGATCTGTTTGACTGTTTCGAGTCCCACACCAACCATGATGAGGATCGAGGTCCCGCCGAACGGGAAGTTCGCGTTCGCTCCGACCAGCACCAGTGCGATCAGCGGGATCAGGGCTACAAAGCCCAGGTAAAGCGCGCCAGGCAAAGTAATGCGCTGGAGCACGTAGTTGAGGTACTCGGCCGTAGGCCGGCCTGCCCGGATGCCCGGGATGAAGCCGCCGTACTTCTTCATGTTCTCCGAGACTTCCTCGGGATTGAACGTGATCGACACATAGAAGTACGTGAAGAACACGATCATCAGGAAGTAGAGCGCCATGTAGAACGGATGGTCGCCGCTTGTGAGGTAGTTGTTGATCCATACAACCCATTCCGGCGGGGTGCCGGTGGAGGGGGTATTGAACTGTGCCACCAGGGACGGCAGGTAGAGCATCGACGAGGCGAAGATGACGGGGATGACCCCGGCCATGTTGACCTTGATCGGGATGTAGGTGTTGGTTCCGCCGACGGTGCGGCGGCCCACCATGCGCTTGGCATACTGCACCGGGATCCGGCGCTGCGACTGCTCCACGAAAATCACGAGGGCAACCACGAGGATGCCGATGCCGAGGACGGCCAGGAAGACAGTCCAGCCCTGGGCGCTGAGGATGGCACCGAGCGAGCTCGGGAAGCCGGCGGCGATGGAGGTGAAGATGAGCAGGGACATGCCGTTGCCGACACCCTTTTCCGTGACCAGTTCACCCATCCACATGATCAGGCCGGTACCGGCGGTCAGAGTAATGATCAGGAGCAGGATGGTGATGATGTTGTCGTCGGGGATGATCGGCACGGAGCAGGCGTTGTTGAACAGCGCTCCGGTGCGGGCCAGCGAGACGACGGTGGTGGCGTTGAGCAGGCCCAGGGCGATCGTCAGGTACCGCGTGTACTGGGTCAGCTTGGACTGGCCCTGCGCGCCTTCGTCATGGAGTGCCTGGAAGTGGGGAATCACGACGCGCAGCAGCTGAACGATGATGCTGGCGGTGATGTAAGGCATGATGCCCAGGGCAAAGATGGAGACCTGCAGCAGGGCGCCGCCGCTGAAGAGGTTAACGAATTCGTAGAGACCACCCGAGGTGGTACCCAGAGCCAAGCACTGCTGCACATTGCCGTAGTCAACACCCGGGGCCGGGATAAAAGCACCCATGCGGAAGATAGTGATGATTCCCAGCGTAAACAACAGCTTGCGTCGCAGGTCTGGCGTCCGGAAAGCCCGGCCAATAGCGCTAAGCAAGCGTCCTCCTGAATGAGATCTGAAGTAGGTGTGGCCCGATTGGACCGGTAACAAAAACAGAGTCTATCCGCTCAAGCCCCGTACAACGTTAACGAAGGCCGCGGCGCGATAGTGGCCTTAAACGAAACTAAACTCCCGGCGGGCCGTAAACCGGCCCGCCAAGAGTTTAGTTCTTGTCCTGCCAACCGCGCAGCGCAACACCGGCGGCCGGTTTCCCGGCCGTACGGCGTCACTGCACGGAACGCACACGGTGCTTAGAGCGCCGTGGTCGTTCCGCCTGCTGCGGCGATCTTCTCTGCCGCACTGGCGGAGAATGCATCGGCGGTTACGTTCACCTTGACGGTGATGTCGCCGGTGCCCAGGACCTTGACGGGCTGGTTCTTGCGAACGGCGCCCTTGGCAACGAGGTCAGCAACAGTGATCTCGCCGCCTTCGGGGAACAGCTCCGAGATCTTGTCCAGGTTTACAACCTGGAACTCGACGCGGAACGGGTTCTTGAAGCCGCGCAGCTTCGGCAGGCGCATGTGCAGCGGCAGCTGCCCGCCAGCGAAACCGGCCTTGACCTGGTAGCGGGCCTTGGTGCCCTTCATACCGCGGCCTGCGGTCTTACCCTTGGAACCTTCACCGCGGCCAACACGGGTCTTGGCCGTCTTGGCACCGGGTGCCGGACGCAGGTGGTGAACCTTCAGCGCGTGTTCGTTGTTATTATCTTCGGCCATGTTAATTCGCCTCCTCAACCTTCACGAGGTGCGGAACCGTGTTGATCATGCCAACAGTCACGGCGTCTGCGGTGCGAACGGTGGTAGCACCGATGCGTCGCAGGCCCAATGAGCGCAGCGTGTCCTTCTGATTCTGCTTACCACCGATGGTGGACTTAATCTGGGTGATCTTGAGCTTTGCCGTGCTGACGGCAATGTTCTTAGGAGTAGTCATCAGGCACCTGCCTTCTGCATGTTGCGGAGCATCGCAGCCGGCACAACCTCGTCCAGCGGCAGGCCGCGGCGGGCAGCCACTGCCTGAGGCTCTTCGAGGCGCTTCAGCGCATCAACCGTGGCGTGCACGATGTTGATGGCGTTGGAGGACCCGAGCGACTTGGACAGTACGTCATGGATACCGGCGCATTCGAGAATGGCGCGGACCGGACCACCGGCGATAACACCGGTACCCGGGGAAGCCGGACGCAGCAGGACGACGCCTGCAGCAGCTTCACCCTGGACCAGGTGAGGGATGGTTCCACCGATGCGGGGGACGCGGAAGAAAGTCTTCTTGGCTTCTTCAACGGCCTTCGCGATTGCGGAGGGAACTTCCTTGGCCTTGCCGTAGCCGACACCGACCATGCCGTTGCCGTCGCCGACAACTACCAGGGCGGTGAAGCTGAAGCGACGACCACCCTTGACAACCTTGGCAACGCGGTTGATGGTCACGACGCGTTCAATGAACTTGTCCTTCTCATCGTTGCGTCCGCCGTCGCGGCCACCGCGGCCACCGCGTTCTCCGCGGCCTCCACGGTCGGAGCGCTGCTCGCCCTTGCGGCCGCCTCGGCGGTCGTCAGTGGCGGGAGCTGCGGCGTCCTTGGTCTCAGTTGCCTGCGCAGCTGTAGCTTCAGTCACCTGGTTTTCCTTTTCCTTGTTAACCTCGGTCACAGTGACAGCCCACCTTCACGTGCGCCGTCTGCAACGGCCGCAATGCGGCCGTGGTAACGGTTGCCACCGCGGTCAAAGACAACGGCTTCTACACCGGCAGCCTTGGCACGTTCGGCAACGAGCTCGCCGACGCGCTTGGACTTGGCGGTCTTGTCGCCGTCCAGTGCGCGCAGGTCGGCTTCCATGGTGGAAGCCGAAGCTACGGTTACGCCGCGGGTGTCATCGACAACCTGGACGAATACGTGGCGGGCCGAGCGGTTGACGACCAGACGCGGGCGAGCCTGCGTACCGGAAATCCGCTTGCGGATGCGCAGCTGGCGGCGGCTGCGGGCAGCCGACTTGCTCTTGGAATTGCGCTTCTTATTAATGCTGATGGCCATGGTTACTTACCAGCCTTTCCGACCTTGCGGCGGACAATCTCGCCGGCATAACGAATACCCTTGCCCTTGTAGGGATCGGGCTTGCGCAGCTTGCGGATGTTGGCCGAAACCTCGCCCACCTGCTGCTTGTCGATGCCGGACACTGTGACCTTCGTGGGACCCACGACGGTAAGCGTGATGCCATCGGGTGCCGTTACCGGAACCGGGTGGCTGTAGCCCAGGGCGAACTCGAGGTCCGAGCCCTTGGCCACGACGCGGTAACCGGTACCAACGATTTCCAGGTCCTTCTTGTAACCTTCGGTCACACCGGTGATCATGTTGGCGATCAGGGTGCGGGTCAGGCCGTGGAGGGCACGGGATTCGCGCTCGTCATTGGGGCGGGCAACGGTGATGGTGCTGTCGTCGAGCGTGACAGTGATCGGGCTGGGCACAGTGTGGCTCAGCTCGCCCTTGGCACCCTTGACGGAAACAAGATTGCCATTGATGGCAATTTCAACTCCGGCAGGAACCGGGATGGGCAGACGTCCAATACGTGACATTTTTCTTTCCCTTCCCTGCTACCAGACGTAGGCGAGGACTTCCCCACCTACACCCTTCTTGGCGGCCTGGCGGTCGGTCAGGAGACCTGACGACGTCGACAGGATTGCGATACCCAGACCACCGAGAACACGCGGCAGGTTGGTGGACTTTGCGTAAACGCGCAGACCGGGCTTGGAGATACGACGCACGCCGGCGATGGAACGCTCGCGGTTCGGACCGAATTTGAGATCAAGGGTCAGCTTCTTGCCGACTACGGCCTCTTCTTCCTTCCAGCCGGCGATGTAGCCCTCGGCCTTCAGGATGTCAGCGACGCGCGCCTTGAGCTTGCTGTAAGGCATGGACACGGTATCGTGATATGCCGAGTTTGCATTGCGCAGACGCGTAAGCATGTCTGCGACAGGATCTGTCATTGTCATTGGGCTCTTGCCCTCCCTCGTAACGGTTTCCTGCGGAGATCCGGCTCAGGCGCACCTGGCCGGGAGTCCGTCGGACCTGTTACGTAGTAATTAATCTTCGGATGTAAACGGGAAGCCGAGCGCCTTGAGCAGCGCGCGTCCCTCGTCATCGGTCTTTGCGGTGGTAACTACGGTGATGTCCATGCCGCGTACGCGGTCGATCTTATCCTGATCGATTTCGTGGAACATCGACTGCTCGGTCAGACCGAACGTGTAGTTGCCGTTGCCGTCGAACTGCTTGCCGTTCAGGCCGCGGAAGTCGCGGATACGCGGCAGTGCCAGGGTTACCAGGCGGTCGACGAATTCCCACATACGGTCTCCACGCAGAGTTGCGTGGCAGCCGATGGGCATGCCTTCGCGCAGCTTGAACTGAGCGATCGACTTGCGGGCCTTCGTGACCTGCGGCTTCTGACCCGTGATCTGGGTCAGATCCTTGACTGCACCGTCAATGAGCTTGGAGTCCTTAGCGGCATCTCCAACACCCATGTTCACAACCACCTTGACAAGGCGGGGAACCTGGTTGACGTTCGTGTAGTTGAACTCGTCCTGCAGGGTCTGCTTGATCTCCGCTGCGTAGCGGGTCTTCAGACGGGGAACGATCTTGGTGACGGTCTCAGTCATTAGAGGTCCTTCCCTGAGCCCTTGGCGACGCGGATACGCACAGTGCGCTCACGGCCGTCTTTTTCGACGATTTCCTGACGGTAGCCAACACGGGTCGGCTTCTTCGTTTCCGGGTCAACGATTGCGACGTTGGAAACGTGGAGGGGAGCTTCGACAATCTCGATGCCACCGGTCTTCGAGCCCTTGGAGGACTGGCCAACCTTGGTGTGCTTCTTGACAGTGTTGACGCCTTCAACCAGGACGCGGTTGGTGTCGGTGTAAACCTTCAGAACCTTGCCCTGCTTGCCGCGGTCTCCGCCGCGGGCAGCAGTTGCACCGCTGATGACCTGAACGAGGTCACCCTTTTTGATTTTTGCCATGGACTACAGCACCTCCGGAGCCAGCGAAATGATCTTCATGAACTTCTTGTCGCGAAGTTCGCGGCCGACCGGGCCGAAGATGCGGGTACCGCGGGGGTCTCCGTCATTCTTCAAGATCACTGCAGCGTTCTCATCGAACTTGATGTAGGAACCGTCCTGGCGACGGCGTTCCTTCTTGGTGCGAACGATGACGGCCTTGACCACATCGCCCTTTTTGACGTTGCCGCCGGGAATTGCATCCTTGACGGTGGCAACAATGGTGTCGCCAATGCCTGCGTAGCGGCGCCCGGATCCACCGAGAACACGGATGGTCAAGATTTCCTTGGCACCAGTGTTGTCGGCGACCTTAAGCCGCGACTCCTGCTGAATCACTTATAACTCCTGTCGTCGCGCCGGTTCTCGTAAATTGAGCCTTGCGGAACGGATATGGGTGGACCCCGTAATACTGGTACTCAGCACTCCCCCGCCAGGGGCTGCGCCGCGGCTGACCGCGGCAAAGTGCCGAACAAGATTATCGGGCTTTTGTCTCATACGGCGGTGAGGAGGCGCCATCCAAACTGGACACACTTCCGCACCGCACAGACAAGATTTCAAGTTTATCGCGAAAAGGCCCCGGATGCGAAATCGGATGATAACGCGGCCGGGGCCCTGTCGCCGGTGGGCGGTTGCCGGCGAGCCCTCCCCGAGGGGATCAGCTCACCGGCGGCCGGCCGGATGTACTGCTGTTGTTACTTGGCCTTCTCGATGATCTCGACCAGGCGCCACCGCTTCGTAGCGGAGAGCGGCCGGGTTTCGGCGATCAGCACGAGGTCACCGACTCCGGCAGCATTCTGCTCGTCGTGGGCCTTGAGCTTCGAGGTGCGGCGAAGCACCTTTCCGTACAGGGCGTGCTTGACGCGGTCTTCAACCTGAACAACGACGGTCTTATCCATCTTGTCAGAGACCACGTAGCCGCGTGCGGTCTTCCGGTACCCGCGGGCATCGGCTCCGTTTGCGTCAGTTGTCACTGCTGCCTCATTCTTGTTTTCACTCATTTGGCATCATCCTCAGCGACCTCGGCCGGAGCTTCAGACTCGGTAGCCTTCTTCTTGGACTTCTTCGCTGCCTTTTCAGGAGCTGCTTCCTCGACGGGAGCAACGACCTCGGGACGAATCCCCAGCTCGCGCTCGCGCAGCACCGTGTAGATGCGGGCGATGTCGCGCTTTACAACGCGCAGACGGCCGTGGCTTTCCAGCTGACCGGTTGCGGACTGGAAGCGGAGGTTGAACAGCTCTTCCTTGGCCTTGCGAAGTTCCTCGACGAGACGGTCCTTATCGAAGCCGTCCAGCTGCTTCGGTGCCAGTTCCTTTGAACCAATTGCCATTTCTATTCACCACCCTCGCGACGCACAATGCGTGCCTTCAACGGCAGCTTATGGATCGCCAGGCGCAGGGCCTCACGAGCTACCTCTTCATTAACACCGGAGATCTCGAAGAGAACGCGGCCCGGCTTGACGTTTGCAACCCACCACTCCGGAGAACCCTTACCGGAACCCATGCGGGTTTCGGCCGGCTTCTTCGTCAGCGGACGGTCCGGGTAGATGTTGATCCAGACCTTTCCGCCGCGCTTGATGTGGCGCGTCATGGCAATACGTGCAGCTTCGATCTGGCGGTTGGTGACATACGCAGGCGTCAAAGCCTGGATGCCCCACTCGCCGAAGCTGACTGCAGTGCCGCCGGTTGCAGCGCCGGAACGACCCGGGTGGTGCTGCTTACGGAACTTGACTCGACGTGGGATAAGCATTTAAGCCTGTCCTCCTTCTGCTGCGGGGGCAGCTGCCTCAGCGGCCGGAGCCTCTGCAGCAGCAGGCGCGGCGGCCTTGTCAGCACGCTCGGGACGACGACGACGGTCGCCTCCACGGTCTCCACGGTCGGCCGGGCCGCGGCCCGGACGGTCGCTGGAGCGGCCGCGGGACGGTGCAGCAGCCTGCTGTGCAGCCAGTTCCTTGGCGGTGACGTCGCCCTTGTAGATCCAGACCTTCACGCCGATGCGGCCGAAGGTGGTCTTGGCTTCGAAGAAGCCGTAGTCGATCTGCGCGCGGAGGGTGTGCAGGGGCACACGGCCTTCGCGGTAGAACTCCGAACGGCTCATTTCTGCGCCGCCCAGACGGCCGGAGCACTGGATACGGATACCCTTGGCGCCGGCACGCTGTGCGGACTGGATGGCCTTCTTCATCGCACGGCGGAAAGCCACGCGGG
This window harbors:
- the rpsQ gene encoding 30S ribosomal protein S17, with translation MSENKNEAAVTTDANGADARGYRKTARGYVVSDKMDKTVVVQVEDRVKHALYGKVLRRTSKLKAHDEQNAAGVGDLVLIAETRPLSATKRWRLVEIIEKAK
- the rplR gene encoding 50S ribosomal protein L18, with the translated sequence MAISINKKRNSKSKSAARSRRQLRIRKRISGTQARPRLVVNRSARHVFVQVVDDTRGVTVASASTMEADLRALDGDKTAKSKRVGELVAERAKAAGVEAVVFDRGGNRYHGRIAAVADGAREGGLSL
- the rpsE gene encoding 30S ribosomal protein S5 yields the protein MTEATAAQATETKDAAAPATDDRRGGRKGEQRSDRGGRGERGGRGGRDGGRNDEKDKFIERVVTINRVAKVVKGGRRFSFTALVVVGDGNGMVGVGYGKAKEVPSAIAKAVEEAKKTFFRVPRIGGTIPHLVQGEAAAGVVLLRPASPGTGVIAGGPVRAILECAGIHDVLSKSLGSSNAINIVHATVDALKRLEEPQAVAARRGLPLDEVVPAAMLRNMQKAGA
- the rpsH gene encoding 30S ribosomal protein S8, with the translated sequence MTMTDPVADMLTRLRNANSAYHDTVSMPYSKLKARVADILKAEGYIAGWKEEEAVVGKKLTLDLKFGPNRERSIAGVRRISKPGLRVYAKSTNLPRVLGGLGIAILSTSSGLLTDRQAAKKGVGGEVLAYVW
- the rplP gene encoding 50S ribosomal protein L16, which gives rise to MLIPRRVKFRKQHHPGRSGAATGGTAVSFGEWGIQALTPAYVTNRQIEAARIAMTRHIKRGGKVWINIYPDRPLTKKPAETRMGSGKGSPEWWVANVKPGRVLFEISGVNEEVAREALRLAIHKLPLKARIVRREGGE
- the rplX gene encoding 50S ribosomal protein L24 — encoded protein: MAKIKKGDLVQVISGATAARGGDRGKQGKVLKVYTDTNRVLVEGVNTVKKHTKVGQSSKGSKTGGIEIVEAPLHVSNVAIVDPETKKPTRVGYRQEIVEKDGRERTVRIRVAKGSGKDL
- a CDS encoding adenylate kinase, which encodes MTRMLIIGPPGAGKGTQAARISDRLGVTAISTGDIFRANVKNETPLGIEAKKYIDAGNFVPDSVTNDMVRARLLEDDVAEGFLLDGYPRTAAQVAELDDILAEKGQKLDVVLQLTADDEELVSRLLKRAQVEGRADDNEDVIRHRLDLYKAQTADVVASYDTRGIVARVDGLGGIDDVTERVMEALKDIR
- the rplN gene encoding 50S ribosomal protein L14, yielding MIQQESRLKVADNTGAKEILTIRVLGGSGRRYAGIGDTIVATVKDAIPGGNVKKGDVVKAVIVRTKKERRRQDGSYIKFDENAAVILKNDGDPRGTRIFGPVGRELRDKKFMKIISLAPEVL
- the rplF gene encoding 50S ribosomal protein L6, translated to MSRIGRLPIPVPAGVEIAINGNLVSVKGAKGELSHTVPSPITVTLDDSTITVARPNDERESRALHGLTRTLIANMITGVTEGYKKDLEIVGTGYRVVAKGSDLEFALGYSHPVPVTAPDGITLTVVGPTKVTVSGIDKQQVGEVSANIRKLRKPDPYKGKGIRYAGEIVRRKVGKAGK
- the rplE gene encoding 50S ribosomal protein L5, which gives rise to MTETVTKIVPRLKTRYAAEIKQTLQDEFNYTNVNQVPRLVKVVVNMGVGDAAKDSKLIDGAVKDLTQITGQKPQVTKARKSIAQFKLREGMPIGCHATLRGDRMWEFVDRLVTLALPRIRDFRGLNGKQFDGNGNYTFGLTEQSMFHEIDQDKIDRVRGMDITVVTTAKTDDEGRALLKALGFPFTSED
- the rpmD gene encoding 50S ribosomal protein L30, coding for MTTPKNIAVSTAKLKITQIKSTIGGKQNQKDTLRSLGLRRIGATTVRTADAVTVGMINTVPHLVKVEEAN
- the rpsC gene encoding 30S ribosomal protein S3, translated to MGQKVNPHGFRLGITTDHVSHWFADSSKPGQRYKDFVREDIKIRQLMSTGMDRAGIAKVEIERTRDRVRVDIHTARPGIVIGRRGAEADRIRGELEKLTGKQVQLNILEVKNPEMEAQLVAQGVAEQLSSRVAFRRAMKKAIQSAQRAGAKGIRIQCSGRLGGAEMSRSEFYREGRVPLHTLRAQIDYGFFEAKTTFGRIGVKVWIYKGDVTAKELAAQQAAAPSRGRSSDRPGRGPADRGDRGGDRRRRPERADKAAAPAAAEAPAAEAAAPAAEGGQA
- the rpmC gene encoding 50S ribosomal protein L29, which encodes MAIGSKELAPKQLDGFDKDRLVEELRKAKEELFNLRFQSATGQLESHGRLRVVKRDIARIYTVLRERELGIRPEVVAPVEEAAPEKAAKKSKKKATESEAPAEVAEDDAK
- the rplO gene encoding 50S ribosomal protein L15, producing the protein MAEDNNNEHALKVHHLRPAPGAKTAKTRVGRGEGSKGKTAGRGMKGTKARYQVKAGFAGGQLPLHMRLPKLRGFKNPFRVEFQVVNLDKISELFPEGGEITVADLVAKGAVRKNQPVKVLGTGDITVKVNVTADAFSASAAEKIAAAGGTTTAL
- the secY gene encoding preprotein translocase subunit SecY, which gives rise to MLSAIGRAFRTPDLRRKLLFTLGIITIFRMGAFIPAPGVDYGNVQQCLALGTTSGGLYEFVNLFSGGALLQVSIFALGIMPYITASIIVQLLRVVIPHFQALHDEGAQGQSKLTQYTRYLTIALGLLNATTVVSLARTGALFNNACSVPIIPDDNIITILLLIITLTAGTGLIMWMGELVTEKGVGNGMSLLIFTSIAAGFPSSLGAILSAQGWTVFLAVLGIGILVVALVIFVEQSQRRIPVQYAKRMVGRRTVGGTNTYIPIKVNMAGVIPVIFASSMLYLPSLVAQFNTPSTGTPPEWVVWINNYLTSGDHPFYMALYFLMIVFFTYFYVSITFNPEEVSENMKKYGGFIPGIRAGRPTAEYLNYVLQRITLPGALYLGFVALIPLIALVLVGANANFPFGGTSILIMVGVGLETVKQIDAQLQQRHYEGLLR